In Paracoccus sp. TOH, a single window of DNA contains:
- a CDS encoding MarR family transcriptional regulator: protein MQNKVGIAATGGESLLFLTDDQLRRGIEAMFFAYRAFTADPDMILAELDYGRAHHRAIHFINREPGLTVTALLDVLGVTKQSLNRVLRALIEDGLVESRIGRRDRRERQLYLTDKGAILERQLSEAQRARMRAAYRAAGPQAVAGFRQVLEAMMDRDTLRQYRALKDLPDPS from the coding sequence ATGCAGAACAAGGTTGGAATCGCGGCGACGGGCGGCGAAAGCCTGCTGTTTCTTACCGATGACCAGCTGCGGCGCGGGATCGAGGCGATGTTCTTCGCCTATCGCGCCTTCACGGCCGATCCCGACATGATCCTGGCCGAGCTGGACTATGGCCGCGCCCATCACCGGGCGATCCATTTCATCAACCGCGAGCCGGGACTGACAGTGACGGCGCTGCTGGACGTGCTGGGCGTGACCAAGCAATCGCTGAACCGGGTCTTGCGCGCGCTGATCGAGGACGGGCTGGTCGAAAGCCGCATCGGCCGCCGCGACCGGCGCGAACGCCAGCTCTACCTGACCGACAAGGGCGCGATCCTGGAACGCCAGCTGTCCGAGGCGCAGCGCGCCCGGATGCGCGCCGCCTATCGTGCCGCGGGGCCGCAGGCGGTGGCGGGTTTCCGGCAGGTGCTCGAGGCGATGATGGACCGCGACACGCTTCGGCAGTATCGTGCGCTGAAAGATCTGCCCGACCCGTCATGA
- a CDS encoding ribonuclease H-like domain-containing protein translates to MSINLYQNDLPDDLDLGPVVAIDTETMGLDPRRDRLCLVQMSSGDGNAHLVQIARGQHQAPNLTRMLTDPKVLKLFHFGRFDIAALEAAFGVVTKPVWCTKIASKMVRTFTDRHGLKYLLSELVGVDISKQQQTSDWGAAELSDAQLEYAASDVLYLHALKAELEKRLEREGRLGLAQACFDFLPARAHLDLRGWGDENDIFHH, encoded by the coding sequence ATGAGCATCAATCTCTATCAGAACGATCTGCCGGACGATCTGGACCTTGGCCCGGTGGTGGCCATCGACACCGAGACCATGGGCCTTGACCCGCGCCGCGACCGGCTGTGCCTGGTGCAGATGAGTTCGGGCGACGGCAATGCGCATCTGGTGCAGATCGCCCGCGGCCAGCACCAGGCGCCGAACCTGACCCGGATGCTGACCGATCCCAAGGTGCTGAAGCTGTTCCATTTCGGCCGCTTCGACATCGCGGCGCTGGAAGCCGCCTTCGGCGTGGTGACCAAGCCGGTCTGGTGCACCAAGATCGCCAGCAAGATGGTGCGCACCTTCACCGACCGGCACGGGCTGAAATACCTGCTGAGCGAGCTGGTCGGCGTCGACATCTCCAAGCAGCAGCAGACCAGCGATTGGGGCGCGGCCGAGCTGTCCGACGCGCAACTGGAATATGCCGCCTCGGACGTGCTTTACCTGCACGCGCTCAAGGCCGAGCTGGAAAAGCGGCTGGAGCGCGAGGGGCGGCTGGGCCTGGCGCAGGCCTGTTTCGACTTCCTTCCCGCCCGCGCCCATCTGGACCTGCGCGGCTGGGGGGATGAAAACGACATCTTCCACCATTAG
- a CDS encoding KpsF/GutQ family sugar-phosphate isomerase, translated as MSAYLDTALRVIRTEAEGLAMLAEGLGDSFDRAVAAILAANGRVVVSGMGKSGHVGRKIAATLASTGTPAQFVHPAEASHGDLGMVTQGDLALVLSNSGETPELADLIAHTRRFQIPLIGVASRPDSTLLRQADVALVLPAAPEACGTGIVPTTSTTMTMALGDALAVALMEHRKFTPEHFRTFHPGGKLGARLSRVADLMHEDIPLVAETAPMADALLTISQKSFGVTGVTNAEGTLTGIITDGDLRRHMQGLLEHTAAEVMTRNPRTIGLDQMAEAALAEMQSRRITSLFVVTPDGRPAGLIHIHDFLRTGMV; from the coding sequence ATGAGCGCATATCTCGACACCGCCCTGCGGGTGATCCGCACCGAGGCCGAGGGGCTGGCCATGCTGGCCGAGGGGCTTGGCGACAGCTTCGACCGCGCCGTCGCGGCGATTCTGGCCGCGAACGGCCGGGTCGTGGTGTCGGGCATGGGCAAGTCCGGCCATGTCGGGCGCAAGATCGCCGCCACCCTGGCCTCGACCGGCACGCCGGCGCAGTTCGTCCACCCGGCCGAGGCCAGCCATGGCGACCTGGGCATGGTCACCCAGGGCGATCTGGCGCTGGTGCTGTCGAATTCGGGCGAGACGCCCGAGCTTGCCGACCTGATCGCGCATACCCGGCGCTTCCAGATCCCGCTGATCGGCGTCGCCAGCCGGCCCGATTCCACCCTGCTGCGTCAGGCCGACGTGGCGCTGGTGCTGCCCGCCGCGCCCGAGGCCTGCGGCACCGGCATCGTGCCCACCACCTCGACCACCATGACCATGGCCCTGGGCGACGCGCTGGCCGTGGCGCTGATGGAGCATCGCAAGTTCACGCCCGAGCATTTCCGCACCTTCCACCCCGGCGGCAAGCTGGGCGCCCGGCTGTCGCGGGTGGCCGACCTGATGCACGAGGACATCCCCCTGGTCGCCGAGACCGCGCCCATGGCCGATGCGCTGCTGACCATCAGCCAGAAAAGTTTCGGCGTGACCGGCGTGACCAATGCCGAGGGCACGCTGACCGGCATCATCACCGACGGCGACCTGCGGCGGCACATGCAGGGCCTTCTGGAGCACACGGCGGCCGAGGTGATGACCCGCAACCCGCGGACCATCGGCCTCGACCAGATGGCCGAGGCGGCGCTGGCCGAGATGCAGTCGCGCCGCATCACCAGCCTGTTCGTGGTCACGCCCGACGGCCGGCCGGCCGGGCTGATCCATATCCATGATTTCCTGCGCACGGGGATGGTCTAG
- the secA gene encoding preprotein translocase subunit SecA, producing MLGIGNLAKLVFGTPNDRKVKSVRPLVAQINAQEEKFRALSDADLIGKTRELQGRAQSGEDLDKLLPEAFANCREAARRALGLRAFDTQLMGGIFLHQGNIAEMKTGEGKTLVATFPAYLNALAGKGVHVVTVNDYLAKRDAHWMGKVFAQLGMTTGVVYPFQDDAEKRAAYQADVTYATNNELGFDYLRDNMKGSIEQMTQRGHFFAIVDEVDSILIDEARTPLIISGPSQDRSELYKTLDAFMPELAPEHYKLDEKTRNATFTEEGNEFLEKRLQAAGILPEGQTLYDPESTTIVHHVNQAMRAHKLFQRDQHYIVRDDEIVLIDEFTGRMMKGRRLSDGLHQAIEAKEGVAIQPENVTLASVTFQNYFRLYDKLSGMTGTAATEAEEFAEIYKLGVVEVPTNRPVQRIDEHDRVYRTAAEKYTAVIEAIKEAHEKGQPILVGTTSIEKSEMLSQMLTREGIQHNVLNARQHEQEAKIVADAGKLGAVTIATNMAGRGTDIQLGGNVEMKVMEALAADPEAHPDELRTRIEAEHAAEKQAVLDAGGLFVLATERHESRRIDNQLRGRSGRQGDPGRSLFFLSLEDDLMRIFGSERLDKVLSTLGMKDGEAIVHPWVNKSLERAQAKVEGRNFDIRKQLLKFDDVMNDQRKAIFSQRLEIMHTEEVGEIAADMRAQVIDDLIDQHLPPRAYAEQWDVQGLHDAVIDKLNMDLPIADWAAEDGVDQELIRERIQQATDAYMAQKTEQFGPENMRQIEKQVLLQQIDGKWREHLVTLEHLRSVVGFRGYAQRDPLSEYKTEGFQLFETMLDGLRVDVTQQLARIRPLTDAEREQMLREYQQQQAATEAQMHPEHEEAEGGEVSGRVAGFDETDPTTWGNPSRNDPCPCGSGKKFKHCHGALA from the coding sequence ATGCTCGGCATCGGAAACTTGGCGAAACTGGTCTTTGGCACGCCCAACGACCGCAAGGTGAAATCGGTCCGCCCGCTGGTGGCCCAGATCAACGCGCAGGAGGAGAAGTTCCGCGCCCTGTCCGATGCCGACCTGATCGGCAAGACCCGCGAATTGCAGGGCCGGGCGCAATCGGGCGAGGATCTGGACAAGCTCCTGCCCGAGGCCTTCGCCAATTGCCGCGAGGCGGCGCGCCGCGCGCTTGGCCTGCGCGCCTTCGACACCCAGCTGATGGGCGGCATCTTCCTGCATCAGGGCAATATCGCCGAAATGAAGACCGGCGAGGGCAAGACCCTGGTCGCGACCTTCCCGGCCTATCTGAACGCGCTGGCCGGCAAGGGCGTGCATGTCGTCACCGTCAACGACTACCTGGCCAAGCGCGACGCGCATTGGATGGGCAAGGTCTTCGCCCAGCTCGGCATGACCACCGGCGTCGTCTATCCCTTCCAGGACGATGCCGAAAAGCGCGCCGCCTACCAGGCCGACGTGACCTATGCCACCAACAACGAGCTGGGCTTCGACTACCTGCGCGACAACATGAAGGGTTCGATCGAGCAGATGACCCAGCGCGGGCATTTCTTCGCCATCGTCGACGAGGTGGACAGCATCCTGATCGACGAGGCGCGCACGCCGCTGATCATCTCGGGGCCGTCGCAGGACCGCAGCGAGCTTTACAAGACGCTGGACGCCTTCATGCCCGAACTCGCGCCCGAGCATTACAAGCTGGACGAGAAGACCCGCAACGCCACCTTCACCGAGGAAGGCAACGAGTTCCTTGAAAAGCGCCTGCAGGCCGCCGGCATCCTGCCCGAGGGCCAGACGCTCTACGATCCCGAATCGACCACCATCGTCCACCACGTCAACCAGGCGATGCGGGCGCACAAGCTGTTCCAGCGCGACCAGCACTACATCGTGCGCGACGACGAGATCGTGCTGATCGACGAATTCACCGGCCGGATGATGAAAGGCCGCCGGCTGTCGGACGGCCTTCACCAGGCCATCGAGGCGAAAGAGGGCGTGGCGATCCAGCCCGAGAACGTGACGCTGGCCTCGGTCACCTTCCAGAACTATTTCCGCCTTTACGACAAGCTCTCGGGCATGACCGGCACCGCCGCCACCGAGGCCGAGGAATTTGCCGAGATCTACAAGCTCGGCGTGGTCGAGGTGCCGACCAACCGCCCGGTGCAGCGCATCGACGAGCATGACCGCGTCTATCGCACCGCGGCCGAGAAATACACCGCCGTCATCGAGGCGATCAAGGAAGCCCATGAAAAGGGCCAGCCGATCCTGGTCGGCACCACCAGCATCGAGAAATCCGAGATGCTGTCGCAGATGCTGACCCGCGAGGGCATCCAGCACAATGTCCTGAACGCCCGCCAGCACGAACAGGAAGCGAAGATCGTCGCCGATGCCGGCAAGCTGGGCGCGGTGACCATCGCCACCAACATGGCCGGCCGCGGCACCGACATCCAGCTGGGCGGCAATGTCGAGATGAAGGTGATGGAGGCGCTGGCCGCCGATCCCGAGGCGCATCCCGACGAGCTGCGCACCCGCATCGAGGCCGAGCACGCCGCCGAGAAACAGGCGGTGCTGGACGCGGGCGGGTTGTTCGTTCTGGCGACCGAGCGCCACGAAAGCCGGCGCATCGACAACCAGCTGCGCGGCCGCTCGGGCCGGCAGGGCGACCCCGGCCGTTCGCTGTTCTTCCTGTCGCTGGAAGACGACCTGATGCGGATCTTCGGCTCGGAACGCCTGGACAAGGTGCTGTCCACGCTGGGCATGAAGGATGGCGAGGCCATCGTTCACCCTTGGGTCAACAAGTCGCTGGAACGCGCCCAGGCCAAGGTCGAGGGGCGCAACTTCGACATCCGCAAGCAATTGCTGAAATTCGACGACGTGATGAACGACCAGCGCAAGGCGATCTTCAGCCAGCGGCTGGAGATCATGCATACCGAGGAGGTCGGGGAGATCGCCGCCGACATGCGCGCGCAGGTGATCGACGACCTGATCGACCAGCACCTGCCGCCCCGCGCCTATGCCGAGCAATGGGATGTCCAGGGCCTGCATGACGCGGTGATCGACAAGCTGAACATGGACCTGCCGATCGCCGACTGGGCGGCCGAGGACGGCGTGGACCAGGAGCTGATCCGCGAGCGCATCCAGCAGGCCACCGATGCCTATATGGCGCAGAAGACCGAACAGTTCGGTCCCGAGAACATGCGCCAGATCGAAAAGCAGGTGCTGCTGCAGCAGATCGACGGCAAGTGGCGCGAGCATCTGGTGACCCTGGAACACCTGCGCTCGGTGGTGGGCTTCCGCGGCTATGCGCAACGCGACCCGCTGTCGGAATACAAGACCGAGGGCTTCCAGCTGTTCGAGACCATGCTGGACGGGCTGCGCGTCGACGTGACCCAGCAACTGGCCCGCATCCGGCCGCTGACCGATGCCGAGCGCGAGCAGATGCTGCGCGAATACCAGCAGCAGCAAGCGGCGACCGAGGCGCAGATGCACCCCGAGCACGAGGAAGCCGAGGGCGGCGAGGTTTCGGGCCGCGTCGCCGGCTTCGACGAGACCGACCCCACCACCTGGGGCAACCCGTCGCGCAACGACCCCTGCCCCTGCGGCTCGGGCAAGAAGTTCAAGCACTGCCACGGCGCGCTGGCATGA
- the raiA gene encoding ribosome-associated translation inhibitor RaiA, whose protein sequence is MRYQISGKQIDIGDALSTHVKAELGETIDKYSQRPTDATVIFSRNAHEFICDAVVHLSTGLNVQAKGASTEIYAAFEQCKERMDKQLRRYKRRLKDHHKDRVEPIAFEQAGMYVLAADEDEWESQGDGLQPMIIAEMETRVPTLSVGEAVMQMELAGSPLLVFRNEKHGGVNVVHRREDGNVGWIDPRNLG, encoded by the coding sequence ATGCGCTACCAGATCAGCGGAAAACAGATCGATATCGGCGATGCGCTTTCGACCCATGTGAAGGCCGAGCTGGGTGAGACGATTGACAAGTATTCTCAACGTCCTACGGATGCCACGGTGATCTTTTCCCGCAACGCGCATGAATTCATCTGCGATGCGGTGGTGCATCTCTCGACCGGGTTGAACGTGCAGGCCAAGGGTGCCTCGACCGAGATCTATGCCGCCTTCGAACAGTGCAAGGAACGGATGGACAAGCAGCTGCGTCGCTACAAGCGCCGGCTCAAGGATCACCACAAGGACCGGGTCGAACCGATTGCCTTCGAGCAGGCGGGCATGTATGTGCTGGCCGCCGATGAGGACGAATGGGAATCGCAAGGGGACGGCCTGCAGCCCATGATCATCGCCGAGATGGAAACCCGCGTGCCCACCCTGTCCGTGGGCGAGGCGGTGATGCAGATGGAACTGGCCGGCAGCCCGCTGCTGGTCTTCCGCAACGAGAAACATGGGGGCGTGAACGTCGTTCACCGCCGCGAGGACGGCAACGTGGGCTGGATCGACCCTCGCAATCTGGGCTAG
- the lptB gene encoding LPS export ABC transporter ATP-binding protein, protein MAAEAAQGLRVSGLRKSYRNRPVIRDVAMQLDRGEVVALLGPNGSGKTTCFYCVAGLVAPDSGQVLIDGQDATRLPMYRRAQMGIGYLPQEMSIFRGLTVEQNIMAVLELVEPHVHQRRERLEELLGDFSIGHLRNASAMALSGGERRRVEIARCLAADPAYLLLDEPFAGVDPIAVGEIRGLVHALKSRGIGVLITDHNVRETLEIVDRAYILHDGHVLKSGTTAEIVADEQVRRVYLGESFRMN, encoded by the coding sequence ATGGCGGCCGAGGCGGCACAGGGCCTGCGCGTCAGCGGGCTGCGCAAGTCCTATCGCAACCGGCCGGTGATCCGCGACGTGGCGATGCAGCTGGACCGGGGCGAGGTGGTGGCGCTTCTGGGTCCGAACGGCTCTGGCAAGACCACCTGCTTTTATTGCGTGGCCGGGCTGGTGGCGCCCGATTCGGGGCAGGTGCTGATCGACGGCCAGGACGCGACGCGGCTGCCGATGTATCGCCGCGCGCAGATGGGCATCGGCTATCTGCCGCAGGAAATGTCGATCTTTCGCGGCCTGACGGTCGAGCAGAACATCATGGCCGTGCTGGAACTGGTCGAGCCGCATGTGCATCAGCGCCGCGAGCGGCTCGAGGAGCTGCTGGGCGATTTCTCGATCGGCCATCTGCGCAATGCCTCGGCCATGGCGCTGTCCGGGGGCGAGCGGCGCCGGGTCGAGATCGCCCGCTGCCTGGCGGCCGATCCGGCCTATCTGCTTCTGGATGAACCATTCGCCGGCGTCGATCCGATCGCCGTGGGCGAGATCCGCGGCCTGGTCCACGCCCTGAAAAGCCGCGGCATCGGTGTGCTCATCACCGATCACAACGTCCGCGAGACGCTGGAGATCGTCGACCGCGCCTATATCCTGCATGACGGCCATGTGCTGAAATCCGGCACCACGGCCGAGATCGTCGCCGACGAGCAGGTGCGCCGGGTCTACCTGGGCGAGAGCTTCCGGATGAACTGA
- a CDS encoding branched-chain amino acid aminotransferase → MAGAYDDRDGKIWMDGKLVEWREANVHILTHALHYASSVFEGERCYSGKIFKGQEHSLRLIESARLLDMQSPYTAEEIDAAKEAVLNANGFKDAYVRAVMWRGSGEDMGVSARRNPVRMAVAAWEWGSYYGEAKWQGAKLDIAKWKRPSPETIPTAAKAAGLYMICTMSKHAAEEKGCSDALFMDWEGYVAEATGANIFFVKDGEVHTPLADRFLNGITRQTIIQMLKDNGTAVHERRIKPEELDSFQECFLTGTAAEVTPVGQIGDWHFQVGDTTRKIAADYEKLVRA, encoded by the coding sequence ATGGCGGGCGCATATGACGATCGTGACGGCAAGATCTGGATGGATGGCAAGCTGGTGGAGTGGCGCGAGGCGAATGTCCACATCCTGACCCATGCGCTGCACTATGCCAGCTCGGTGTTCGAGGGCGAGCGTTGCTACAGCGGCAAGATCTTCAAGGGGCAGGAGCATTCGCTGCGGCTGATCGAATCGGCGCGGCTGCTGGACATGCAATCGCCCTATACCGCCGAGGAGATCGACGCCGCCAAGGAGGCGGTGCTGAATGCCAACGGCTTCAAGGACGCCTATGTCCGCGCGGTGATGTGGCGCGGCTCGGGCGAGGACATGGGGGTTTCCGCCCGCCGCAACCCGGTGCGCATGGCCGTCGCCGCCTGGGAATGGGGCAGCTATTACGGCGAGGCGAAATGGCAGGGCGCCAAGCTCGACATCGCCAAGTGGAAGCGGCCCAGCCCCGAGACCATCCCCACCGCCGCCAAGGCCGCCGGGCTTTACATGATCTGCACCATGTCCAAGCACGCCGCCGAGGAGAAGGGCTGCTCGGACGCGCTGTTCATGGACTGGGAAGGCTATGTCGCCGAGGCCACCGGCGCCAATATCTTCTTCGTCAAGGATGGCGAGGTGCACACGCCCCTGGCCGACCGCTTCCTGAACGGCATCACCCGGCAGACCATCATCCAGATGCTGAAGGACAACGGCACCGCGGTGCACGAACGCCGCATCAAGCCCGAGGAGCTGGACAGTTTCCAGGAATGCTTCCTGACCGGCACGGCCGCCGAGGTGACTCCGGTCGGGCAGATCGGCGACTGGCATTTCCAGGTCGGCGACACCACCCGCAAGATCGCCGCGGATTACGAAAAGCTGGTCCGCGCCTGA
- a CDS encoding response regulator produces MNSPDPQPAAHILVVDDDERIRSLLRRFLMRNDFLVTTARDAAHARRLLEGLDFDLIVLDVMMPGEDGFSLTRDLRQRMPTPILLLTAKGETGDRIEGLESGADDYLPKPFEPRELLLRIAAILRRIPVAEARGPKFLSLGPLRYDADKGELWQGDAPLRLTGTEQALLKRLADTPRQPVSRGALIEDLGRSPAEEPGENSERAIDVQITRLRRKIEPDPKEPRYLQTVRGTGYMLVPD; encoded by the coding sequence ATGAACAGTCCCGATCCGCAACCCGCGGCCCATATCCTGGTCGTCGACGACGACGAACGCATCCGCAGCCTGCTGCGCCGTTTCCTGATGCGCAATGATTTCCTGGTCACCACGGCGCGCGACGCCGCCCATGCCCGCCGCCTGCTGGAGGGGCTGGATTTCGACCTGATCGTGCTCGACGTGATGATGCCGGGCGAGGACGGCTTCTCGCTGACCCGCGACCTGCGCCAGCGCATGCCGACGCCGATCCTGCTCTTGACCGCCAAGGGCGAGACCGGCGACCGCATCGAGGGGCTGGAAAGCGGCGCCGACGACTATCTGCCGAAACCCTTCGAGCCGCGCGAATTGCTCTTGCGCATCGCCGCCATCCTGCGCCGCATCCCGGTGGCCGAAGCCAGGGGGCCGAAATTCCTGTCGCTGGGCCCGTTGCGCTATGATGCCGACAAGGGCGAGCTGTGGCAGGGCGATGCGCCCTTGCGTCTGACCGGGACCGAGCAGGCGTTGCTGAAGCGCCTGGCCGATACGCCGCGCCAGCCGGTCAGCCGCGGCGCGCTGATCGAGGATCTGGGCCGCAGCCCCGCCGAGGAGCCGGGCGAGAATTCGGAACGCGCCATCGACGTGCAGATCACCCGGCTGCGCCGCAAGATCGAGCCCGACCCGAAGGAGCCGCGCTATCTGCAGACGGTACGCGGGACGGGCTACATGCTGGTGCCCGACTAG
- a CDS encoding peptidylprolyl isomerase — MLKPLLAATALASVTLGALPALAQDADTVVAKVNDETITLGQMIAMRQGLDPQATQGLPDAALWDLMLDQLIRQTAVAQGAQPLSKRDTAALEIEKRAYLAGSVLEKVAGAEPSEAELKAAYDQAFGGQTEPKVEYNAAHILVKTKEEAEAIAKQIKDGADFGKLAEEKSTDNSGPNKGDLGWFQPEQMVAPFAEAVKKLDKGQVSDPVETQFGWHVIKLVDSREVTPPSFDEVKEQLAVQVRRDKVQAAIEKRVAESKVEKTEGLAPDLLNKTEILGE; from the coding sequence ATGCTGAAACCGCTCCTCGCCGCGACCGCCCTTGCCTCCGTCACGCTGGGGGCGCTTCCGGCCCTGGCGCAGGACGCCGATACCGTGGTTGCCAAGGTCAATGACGAAACGATCACCCTGGGCCAGATGATCGCCATGCGTCAGGGGCTGGATCCGCAGGCGACGCAGGGACTGCCGGACGCGGCGCTGTGGGATCTGATGCTGGACCAGCTGATCCGCCAGACCGCCGTGGCGCAAGGCGCCCAGCCGCTGAGCAAGCGCGACACCGCCGCGCTGGAGATCGAGAAGCGCGCCTATCTGGCCGGCTCGGTCCTGGAAAAGGTCGCGGGGGCCGAGCCGAGCGAGGCCGAGCTGAAAGCCGCCTATGACCAGGCCTTCGGCGGCCAGACCGAGCCGAAGGTCGAATACAACGCCGCCCATATCCTGGTGAAGACCAAGGAAGAGGCCGAGGCCATCGCCAAACAGATCAAGGACGGCGCCGATTTCGGCAAGCTGGCCGAAGAGAAATCCACCGACAATTCCGGTCCGAACAAGGGCGACCTGGGCTGGTTCCAGCCCGAGCAGATGGTCGCGCCCTTTGCCGAGGCGGTGAAGAAGCTGGACAAGGGCCAGGTCTCGGACCCGGTCGAGACCCAGTTCGGCTGGCATGTCATCAAGCTGGTCGACTCGCGCGAGGTCACGCCGCCCAGCTTCGACGAGGTCAAGGAACAGCTGGCCGTGCAGGTCCGCCGCGACAAGGTGCAGGCCGCCATCGAGAAGCGCGTCGCCGAGTCGAAGGTCGAGAAGACCGAGGGGCTGGCCCCCGACCTGCTGAACAAGACCGAGATCCTGGGAGAGTGA
- the lptA gene encoding lipopolysaccharide transport periplasmic protein LptA codes for MIRSGPLLPVILSLALAASAGAQGTGFGNAQDIKQPVEVTADTLSVDQKTGKATFSGNVLIGQGAMRLSADSVTVTYAQGDQSRISALHAAGNVTLVSGEDAAEAKAADYDVESGNVVLTGDVLLTQGGNVLSGDKVTVNLTTGTANASGRVRSVLQPGNR; via the coding sequence ATGATCCGGTCCGGACCGCTTTTGCCCGTGATCCTGTCGCTTGCCCTGGCGGCTTCGGCCGGCGCGCAGGGCACGGGTTTCGGCAATGCGCAGGACATCAAGCAGCCGGTCGAGGTCACCGCCGACACGCTGTCCGTCGATCAGAAGACCGGCAAGGCCACCTTCTCGGGCAATGTGCTGATCGGGCAGGGGGCGATGCGGCTTTCGGCGGACAGCGTGACCGTGACCTATGCCCAGGGCGACCAGAGCCGGATCAGCGCGCTGCACGCCGCAGGAAACGTCACCCTGGTCAGCGGCGAGGACGCGGCCGAGGCGAAGGCCGCCGATTACGACGTCGAATCGGGCAATGTGGTGCTGACCGGCGATGTGCTGCTGACCCAAGGCGGCAATGTGCTGTCGGGCGACAAGGTCACGGTGAACCTGACGACCGGCACGGCCAATGCCTCGGGCCGGGTGCGCAGCGTCCTGCAGCCGGGGAACCGGTGA
- a CDS encoding PTS sugar transporter subunit IIA, with protein MQISDILSPAAVRTMSQTTSKKRLFQEIAEQARTVYGVDAPQTLDALQERESLGPTGVGHGVALPHARLHGLDRVVGLFLRLEKPLDFDAVDRQPVDLIFALLAPKNSGVDHLKALALVSRTLRDQDLRAKLRANDDAVALHAMLAAAPGIKAA; from the coding sequence ATGCAAATCAGCGACATTCTCTCCCCCGCCGCCGTGCGGACGATGAGCCAGACCACCAGCAAGAAGCGGTTGTTCCAGGAAATCGCCGAGCAGGCGCGCACGGTCTATGGCGTGGATGCGCCGCAGACCCTGGATGCGCTGCAGGAACGCGAAAGCCTGGGCCCGACCGGAGTCGGCCATGGCGTGGCGCTGCCGCATGCGCGGCTGCATGGGCTCGACCGCGTGGTCGGCCTGTTCCTGCGGCTGGAAAAGCCGCTGGATTTCGACGCCGTGGATCGCCAGCCGGTGGACCTGATCTTTGCGCTGCTGGCGCCGAAGAATTCCGGCGTCGATCACCTGAAGGCGCTGGCGCTGGTCTCGCGCACGCTGCGCGACCAGGATCTGCGCGCCAAGCTGCGCGCCAATGACGACGCGGTGGCGCTGCATGCCATGCTGGCGGCGGCGCCGGGCATCAAGGCGGCCTGA